TCATAAATGAATCCGTGCGGACGATATCTGTCTTTATATCATATTGCTTTATCTGTTTGCGTACCAAACCATCAAATACTTGCTCGAACAGGTTCATTCCCGTCTTTAGTTCATAAACATATATGAGATTTTGAAAATCGAATATGGTTGATTTGGAGAAAGGCATACCATAAAAAGAAAATAAGCCCAATGCGCTTCTTACTGCAACATTATATTGTATCTGACTAAACATCTCAGAATATGACCAATCTCGTTTTTCCTTCAATAATAATGAACAAACCATTACATTGATTGGAGCATTAGGGCGACCATTATTGTTGCAGTAAAGTGGTTTAAATATTGATTCGTCTATATTACAAAATATGTTCTCATAAAAATAATACTCTTTTGTCCCTTTTACCATATCAATAAAATCTGACATTCTCTGTGGAAAATCATAAAACAATTTTCCCTGCAAATGCTCTTCGTTTTTTCTATGCATTTTTATCTCCAAATCATTCAATTATCAAAGACAAAAGTATTCTCAAAGCCGTTCTTGTAAAGCTTTTTATTCAATAATCGGCACTTTTTTTTCTGTGACTTTTAGAGATAATATCACCACATGTTTTCACCTATTACATCAAAATAATGGGGTTTTCGGACTGGACTCATAGAAAAATATCTATAGAGAGAGGTTCAAATGATTTTTATAGGAGCGCATGTAAGCGCAAGTGGGGGAGTTCAGAATGCTCCTTTGAATGCAAACGGCATAAACGCAAAAGCTTTTGCCCTTTTTACCAAAAATCAAAGACAGTGGAAAGCATCGCCATTAAAAGAAAGTAGCATAACGCTTTTTAAAGAATATTGTGAAAAATACGGCTACGACCCAAAACAAATTTTACCGCATGACAGCTACCTGATAAATCTGGGGAATCCCGATAAAGAAAAATTGCAGAAATCTCGTGACGCATTTTATGATGAAATTCACAGATGCGAGCAACTTGGCTTAAAGTATCTAAATTTTCATCCGGGAAGTCATCTACGAAAAATATCCGAAGATGATTGTATCAAAACTATAGCGGAATCTATAAATATTACTTTGGATAAAACAAGTGGAATTACGGCGGTGATAGAAAATACAGCGGGTCAAGGAAGCAACATAGGCTACAAATTTGAGCAACTTAGCGGAATTATAAATCTTGTGGAAGATAAAACTCGCATAGGCGTTTGCATAGATACGTGCCATCTTTTTACATCCGGCTATGATATTCGCACTAAAAGTGCATTTAATAAAACATTTGCCGAATTTGACTCGATAGTGGGCTTTAACTTCTTAAAAGGAATGCACTTAAACGATTCAAAACCTGATTTGGGAAGCAGAGTCGATAGGCACGAAAGCATTGGAAAGGGCAAAATAGGAC
This genomic interval from Bacteroidales bacterium contains the following:
- the nfo gene encoding deoxyribonuclease IV, whose product is MIFIGAHVSASGGVQNAPLNANGINAKAFALFTKNQRQWKASPLKESSITLFKEYCEKYGYDPKQILPHDSYLINLGNPDKEKLQKSRDAFYDEIHRCEQLGLKYLNFHPGSHLRKISEDDCIKTIAESINITLDKTSGITAVIENTAGQGSNIGYKFEQLSGIINLVEDKTRIGVCIDTCHLFTSGYDIRTKSAFNKTFAEFDSIVGFNFLKGMHLNDSKPDLGSRVDRHESIGKGKIG